CTTTGATAATGCCCTACTGGCCGCGGGGATCGGCAACGTGAACCTGTTGAAGGTGAGTAGCGTTTTGCCTCCGGGTGCCAAGTTTGTAGAGGCCCTCGAGATTGCTCCAGGCTCGCTTGTGCCGACAGCCTATTGCACTTGGACCTCGGAGGTTCCCGGCGAGCACATTGCGGCGGCGGTCGGGGTCGGCCTCTCGCGGGACAGCTTCGGGGTCATCATGGAATTTGCGGGCACGGGCAGGCGCGAGCAGGCTGAGGCCGAGGTTTCCAGGATGCTGGAGGAGGCGTTCCAGCAGCGTCAGATGAAGCTTCACGAGGTCAGGACTCGGGGAGTAGACTATCAGGTGAGAACCCTCGGGTCGGTGGTGGCCGCCGCTGTCCTTTGGTACTAGAGTTCCGGTTCACGGTTCACGGTAGAATTCCGACTCTGAGTCTGTGAACGGTGAACTATGAACTGTGAACAAGCCCGAAGGGCTGGACATTGGACAGAACTATGGAATTCTGGTTTACAGAGAGGCAAACCGAACACCTCGGGATTACGCTTCGAGTGCGGGAGAGCCTCTTGGTAGAGCAAACTTCCTTCCAGCATCTGGCCGTTCTGGACACTTACCAGTACGGGCGGATGTTGGTCCTCGATGGGGCGATCCAGACCACCGAAGCGGATGAGTTCGTCTATCATGAGATGATCACTCATGTCCCGATGACCGTCCATCCGAAGCCCCAGGAGGTTCTGGTCATCGGAGGCGGCGATGGCGGAACGGTCCGGGAGATTCTGAAACATCCAGACCTTAAACACGTACGTCTCGTAGAGGTTGACGACCGGGTGGTGGCTGCCGCCCGCCGGTTCCTGCCGACTCTGAGCCAGGCCCTGGATGATCCCCGGGTGGAAGTCATGATCACAGACGGGGCAGAGCATGTCCGGGCGATGCGTGGGGTGTATGATGTGATCATCGTCGATTCGACCGACCCAGTCGGTCCGGCGGTGAAGCTGTTTCAGCAGGACTTTTACCAGGCGGTGCACGATGCCTTAACCGCAGAAGGAGTTTTCGTTACCCAATCCAAATCCCCCTACCTCGATCGGGAACTGATTCGGGAGGTCCTCGGAATCGTTCGTTCCCTCTTCCCTGTGGCCCTCCCCTACACTGCAGCGGTTCCAACCTACCCCAGTGGACTGTGGAGCTTTGTGCTCGGCTCAAAGGTGAATCATCCGATCAAGTTCGATGAGGGCCGGGCGGAGAAACTCAAGACCCGCTTTTACTCCCCCGAGGTCCACCGCGCTGCCTTTGTCCTCCCCCGTGAAATCCGGGGTGATCTGCTTCCGACGGAATGATGCGACCAAAGAGCCCTGAGGTCGTCATCTTCGGTGCCCCCTTAGATCTGACATCCTCTTATCGCCGTGGGACCCGATTTGGCCCCCAGCAGATCCGAGTAGCTGGGGAAGGGCTCGAAGACTATAGCTTGGACTTGGATAGAGATGTTCGCCGCGTCAAAGTGATTGATCACGGAGACCTTGAACTGCATCCGAAAAATCTTGAGGCAAATCTGGCGAGGATTGAAAAGGAGGCGGCAACAGCCCTAGAGAACGGCATGCCCTTTGTTGCCCTGGGTGGGGAACACCTGATCACCCTTCCCTTGGTCAAGGCTGCCCTCGTGAAGCATCCAGATCTCGTTCTCCTGCAATTGGATGCCCACACGGACCTGGCGGAAAGCTGTGAAGGCGAGCCACTCACCCACGCCACTGTCATGCGGCGGGTTGCGGAGCTCTTGGAGTCAGGATGTGTAGTGCAGATGGGAATCCGTTCCGCCACCGCCGAGGAGGTGGCCTTTGCCCGCGGTCGGACCCACCTTTTCCCGGGTCCGCCTGTGGACGTGACCCAAGTACTGAAGATGCTCACGGGCAAGCCGGTCTATCTCACGATTGACATCGATGTGGTGGACCCTGCCTTTGCGCCAGGAGTAAGCACCCCGGAACCTGGGGGATGGAGCAGTGCTGAGCTGTTTCAGGTGCTCAGGCAGATGGGCGACCTCGAGGTAGTGGCCATGGACCTGGTCGAGGTCTGTCCCCCCTCCGATCCTGCCGGGATTACGTCCACCTTGGCCGCTAAAGTCCTCCGCGAATCCCTCCTCACCTTCTTCTATCCCTCCTGATTCTCCCCTCGCTCCTCCCCGCGTTGCCCGCTGGGAATGACCAGGGGCGACCGATGGTGAGTCTAGGACTCGCCGGTCAGCTGAAAGATCACCCTCCTGCGTCGGGGCCGCGTGTCAAAGTCGACGAGGACGAGTTGCTGCCAGGTGCCGAGTAGTGGTTTGCTGTCCCGAAAGGGGATCGGAAGTGCGGGCTTCAAGAGGGCGGCCCGGAGGTGGCTGGCGCCGTTGTCATCGCCCCAGGTGGCGTGATGGTGATAATTCCGGCGCTCCGGGATGATTGCGTCGAAGAACTCACGGAGGTCCCGAACCACGCCCGGCTCGAACTCCACCGTGGTGACTCCCGCGGTTGAGCCTGGGACGAAGACCAACACTTGCCCTTCACGGAGGCCGCTCTTTTGGATCGCCTCGCTCATGAAAGCGGTCAGATCGTGAACATCGCAGTGGCCTTTCGTCGGAACCGTGATCTCGACCGTGCGAATCATGTGCGTGCCCTCCTGTACACGACCCACTTCCTCCGGGCCAGCCAGAGCCCGAGGCCTAGGGCCACTATTGGGATTCCCAGGCCCAGACTGGGAGACCAAAGGACCAGGGCCGCCCACCCGATGATCGGAACGAGCCCCGCCCGAACGATGGTGCGAAGGATTTTCGAGCCAGCAATCAGCTCCGCCAGCGGGGGACTCAGCGCGTAGTAGAGCTTAACAAATGCTCGCCCCGTTGCAAACGGAAGTAGGTATCGGTCCCTAAGCTCCCGGAGGAGCTGCACCTGGGGGGCCAGGGGTGAGCCATAGGCCGCTGTGGCGATGAAGCAGTTGTCATCTTCGACTCCAACTCCACTGCCACCCCCTCCTCCGACGGGGGGCAAGCCCATATTGAGCACATTAAGAAAGACCGAGACGTTGTTGGAGGTCCCGTTCGCGGTGATGAGGTCGAACTTCCCATCCCCATTAAGGTCGCCGATGGCGACGGATTTGGGGCCGATCGCGGCCTGAAAAGGAGAAGTGGTTGG
The window above is part of the Candidatus Methylomirabilota bacterium genome. Proteins encoded here:
- a CDS encoding arginine decarboxylase, pyruvoyl-dependent, which gives rise to MLITPVSYTLAVGAAAGPTPMNAFDNALLAAGIGNVNLLKVSSVLPPGAKFVEALEIAPGSLVPTAYCTWTSEVPGEHIAAAVGVGLSRDSFGVIMEFAGTGRREQAEAEVSRMLEEAFQQRQMKLHEVRTRGVDYQVRTLGSVVAAAVLWY
- the speE gene encoding polyamine aminopropyltransferase, whose translation is MEFWFTERQTEHLGITLRVRESLLVEQTSFQHLAVLDTYQYGRMLVLDGAIQTTEADEFVYHEMITHVPMTVHPKPQEVLVIGGGDGGTVREILKHPDLKHVRLVEVDDRVVAAARRFLPTLSQALDDPRVEVMITDGAEHVRAMRGVYDVIIVDSTDPVGPAVKLFQQDFYQAVHDALTAEGVFVTQSKSPYLDRELIREVLGIVRSLFPVALPYTAAVPTYPSGLWSFVLGSKVNHPIKFDEGRAEKLKTRFYSPEVHRAAFVLPREIRGDLLPTE
- the speB gene encoding agmatinase, with translation MMRPKSPEVVIFGAPLDLTSSYRRGTRFGPQQIRVAGEGLEDYSLDLDRDVRRVKVIDHGDLELHPKNLEANLARIEKEAATALENGMPFVALGGEHLITLPLVKAALVKHPDLVLLQLDAHTDLAESCEGEPLTHATVMRRVAELLESGCVVQMGIRSATAEEVAFARGRTHLFPGPPVDVTQVLKMLTGKPVYLTIDIDVVDPAFAPGVSTPEPGGWSSAELFQVLRQMGDLEVVAMDLVEVCPPSDPAGITSTLAAKVLRESLLTFFYPS
- a CDS encoding secondary thiamine-phosphate synthase enzyme YjbQ — translated: MIRTVEITVPTKGHCDVHDLTAFMSEAIQKSGLREGQVLVFVPGSTAGVTTVEFEPGVVRDLREFFDAIIPERRNYHHHATWGDDNGASHLRAALLKPALPIPFRDSKPLLGTWQQLVLVDFDTRPRRRRVIFQLTGES
- a CDS encoding FG-GAP repeat protein, which gives rise to MFLALPLALELASQAQAQVAFEVPTTSPFQAAIGPKSVAIGDLNGDGKFDLITANGTSNNVSVFLNVLNMGLPPVGGGGGSGVGVEDDNCFIATAAYGSPLAPQVQLLRELRDRYLLPFATGRAFVKLYYALSPPLAELIAGSKILRTIVRAGLVPIIGWAALVLWSPSLGLGIPIVALGLGLWLARRKWVVYRRART